Within the Corynebacterium sp. sy039 genome, the region AAATGGTTATTTACCTTGGCATCCTGGTCGCTGTGCCCAATTATTGGTTGCTGGTGAAGTTGTTGGTTATGCAGGTGAATTGCATCCACAGGTGCTTGATCGTTTAGGACTGCCTGCGCGTGTATGCGCTATGGAGATGAATGTGAGTGCTATGCCGCTGCGCGAGCCTATGCCAGCGCCTGTGCTTTCTGCTTTCCCGACGCTTAACCAAGATCTTGCTTTGGTTGTTGATGAGGAGGTTCCTGCGGAACAAGTTCGTCGTACGATTCATGAAGCAGCTGGGGATCTTCTGGAGAAGGTGGAACTTTTTGATGTGTATCGTTCAGAACGTTTGGGAGCAGAAAAGAAATCTTTGGCTTTCTCCTTAACTTTCCGTGCTCCGGATCGGACACTAACCGATGACGAATGCTCGGAGCGTAGAATGGCTGCGGTTGAATTAGCAGCACAGCGTTTTGGGGCTGAAATGCGTGCGTGATATGTAACCAACACATATTGCATATTATTCATTCATTTGCATAAAAGTGTGTGGTGTGGCATACTTCCTGCATGAGCATAAAAATTGCAGTCGCAGGCGCTAGCGGATATGCAGGCGGAGAGATTCTTCGCCTGCTTTTGTCTCATCCTGCCTATTTATCAGGGCAACTAGAGATTGGCGCCTTGACAGCAGCAACGAATGCTGGGATACCGCTTGTTCAAGCGCAACCACAGCTTTCCCAACTTGCAGATCGTGTGCTTGAAGAAACAACTTCAGAGATACTCAACGAGCATGATGTTGTTTTTCTAGGGTTGCCACATGGACACTCTGCAGCAATTGCACAAGAACTTGATTCTCATGTGCTCATCATTGATTGTGCAGCTGATTTTCGACTTAAAGACGCAGCGGCATGGAAAAAATACTATGGCAGCGAACATTCTGGTAGCTGGCCCTATGGCATCCCAGAAATGCCTGGTATGCGTGAAAAATTACAGGGTGCTCGTCGAATAGCGGTGCCAGGTTGTTTTCCCACGGGAGCAACTTTAGCTCTATTACCAGCAGTAACAGCTGGATTGATTGAACCAGAAGTATCTATTGTCTCAGTGACTGGGGTTTCAGGTGCCGGGAAAAAAGCCTCTGTTGCTTTACTGGGCGCAGAAACCATGGGCTCAGTAAAAGCGTATAACATCGCTGGAACACATCGACACACTCCAGAGATTATGCAAAATCTTTATGAGCTAAGCGGAATTGAGCATAGAGTATCTTTCACTCCAGTATTGGCGCCACTTACCCGAGGCATTCTCAGCACTGCCACGGCACCGGTGAAGCTGCTTGATGGAGAGCATATTTCTGACTGCAGTGCCCGAGTTCGCGCTGTATATGAGCAGATTTATGCTAATGAACCATGCGTGCAATTGCTACCGGAAGGGCAGCAGCCGCAAACTCAGTCAGTTCTCGGATCGAATCTATGCCAGGTGCAAGTGGCGGTCAATGAACAAGCCCATACCCTTTTCGTTACGAGCGCTATTGATAACCTCACTAAGGGCACAGCTGGTGCTGCGGTGCAGTGCATGAATATCGCTCTTGGCTGGGAAGAAACCCAAGGATTGCCGCTGGTAGGCGTCGCACCATAACATAAGAGAAAGTAAGGCGAGAACAGTGACTTTTTTAGAGCATAGTGCCCATACTGGAATAACTACTCCCCAAGGATTCCGTGCAGCTGGTATATCTGCTGGTATCAAAGAATCTGGAAACAAAGATATGGCGTTAGTGGTTAATGCTGGTCCTGAGTTTCATGCAGCAGGTGTGTTTACCCGCAATCGTATTGTGGCTGCACCAGTAAAAATAACAAAAAAAGTGCTTGCCGACGCCCAGCTCAAGGCAATTATCTATAACTCAGGGAACGCCAATGCCTGTACTGGAAAGCAAGGCGACGAAGATGCCACGGGTATTGTGGAGGAAGTAGCAAAACAACTGGCAATGGATACCACTGATGTTGCTATTTGTTCTACAGGACTCATTGGTGAGC harbors:
- the argC gene encoding N-acetyl-gamma-glutamyl-phosphate reductase, with product MSIKIAVAGASGYAGGEILRLLLSHPAYLSGQLEIGALTAATNAGIPLVQAQPQLSQLADRVLEETTSEILNEHDVVFLGLPHGHSAAIAQELDSHVLIIDCAADFRLKDAAAWKKYYGSEHSGSWPYGIPEMPGMREKLQGARRIAVPGCFPTGATLALLPAVTAGLIEPEVSIVSVTGVSGAGKKASVALLGAETMGSVKAYNIAGTHRHTPEIMQNLYELSGIEHRVSFTPVLAPLTRGILSTATAPVKLLDGEHISDCSARVRAVYEQIYANEPCVQLLPEGQQPQTQSVLGSNLCQVQVAVNEQAHTLFVTSAIDNLTKGTAGAAVQCMNIALGWEETQGLPLVGVAP